One Candidatus Paceibacterota bacterium genomic window carries:
- the rsmH gene encoding 16S rRNA (cytosine(1402)-N(4))-methyltransferase RsmH, producing the protein MASPIGQRPKESIHQTVLLNETIEGLNLKIDSVVLDCTFGGGGHSLEILKRFPKVKIIALDQDKGVWRNNDKRISFHNENFSNLDKVLKEEKVDGIIFDLGLSSDQLENSGRGFSFMKNEPLLMTMKENPQAEDLTAMDIVNTWNEKSLADIIYGYGEERYSRRIAKGIVEARKKGKIETTFDLVKIISESVPASYKRGRLHPATKTFQALRIAVNDELGVLKDGLEKGFGKLKTGGRMAVISFHSLEDRIVKRFYKELEKEGKVKLINKKIILASDEELKNNPRSRSAKLRVMEKIK; encoded by the coding sequence ATGGCCTCGCCTATAGGACAACGGCCGAAGGAGAGTATACACCAGACAGTTCTTTTAAATGAAACAATAGAAGGTTTGAACTTGAAAATAGATTCTGTCGTTTTGGATTGCACTTTTGGGGGAGGCGGACATAGCCTCGAGATCTTAAAAAGATTTCCAAAAGTGAAAATTATTGCGCTTGATCAAGACAAAGGTGTGTGGAGAAATAATGATAAGAGAATTTCTTTTCATAATGAAAATTTTTCCAATCTAGATAAAGTATTGAAGGAAGAAAAAGTGGATGGCATTATCTTTGATTTAGGTTTGAGTTCTGACCAATTGGAAAATTCTGGACGAGGATTTTCTTTTATGAAAAATGAGCCTTTGCTTATGACCATGAAAGAAAATCCTCAGGCAGAAGATCTCACTGCGATGGATATCGTAAACACATGGAATGAGAAAAGTTTGGCTGACATTATTTATGGTTACGGAGAAGAAAGATACAGCAGAAGGATAGCCAAAGGAATCGTGGAAGCAAGAAAGAAAGGAAAGATAGAGACGACCTTCGATTTAGTAAAGATAATCAGCGAGTCAGTTCCAGCATCATATAAAAGAGGGAGATTGCATCCAGCCACCAAAACATTTCAAGCATTACGAATCGCAGTCAATGATGAGTTAGGAGTTTTAAAAGATGGTTTGGAAAAAGGATTTGGCAAATTAAAGACGGGTGGAAGGATGGCAGTAATTTCTTTCCATAGCCTAGAAGACAGGATAGTAAAAAGATTTTATAAAGAATTAGAAAAAGAAGGAAAAGTAAAATTAATAAATAAGAAAATCATTTTAGCAAGCGATGAAGAGTTAAAAAATAATCCCCGATCAAGAAGCGCAAAATTAAGAGTTATGGAAAAAATAAAATAA
- a CDS encoding penicillin-binding protein 2, producing the protein MKSSFVFRSRIILLFVLIFAGVLVTKLFFVQLVHSNTYSETADRQYSTPSSNIFERGTIYFVRKDGALVPAAIQTAGFKMAINPNKITNGEAVYKKLSKIATFDYTNFILRAGQKNDPYEEIANHLSKEQADAISALKIPGVNIFKEKWRFYPGGNLAAHALGFVGYKGDELGGRYGLERQYDSILARNVDNPYVNFFAEVFSNINETLFEKNKVAEGDIVTTIEPQVQSFLEKKLAEVKNKYQIDSVGGIIMNPMDGSIYALGALPSFDPNNFAQNKTVLVFSDPLVENVLEFGSVVKPLVMASALDAKVVTANTTYNDKGEVTVEKHQIFNFDKKGRGLGTTMQDVLNQSLNTGMVFVEQKLGKVKLRDYLLSFGIKDKTGIDLPNETSGLVSGILTSPREIEYANAAFGQGIAFTPFELIRALASLSNGGNLVTPHLVSEIKYTDGTSKKITYSAIPTKITKASSEEITRMLVQVMDKGIAGDSKKLEHFSVAAKTGTAQVADNLNGGYYKDRHNHSFVGYFPAYDPKFIVFLYAINPKGVLYSATTWTDPFLEIAKFLLNYYNVPPDR; encoded by the coding sequence ATGAAATCTAGTTTTGTTTTTAGATCCAGAATAATTCTTCTTTTTGTTTTGATTTTTGCCGGTGTGCTCGTAACAAAACTTTTTTTTGTGCAATTAGTACATAGCAATACTTATTCAGAAACCGCAGATCGCCAATATTCCACGCCTTCATCCAATATTTTTGAACGCGGAACTATTTATTTTGTACGCAAAGATGGAGCGCTTGTTCCGGCTGCGATCCAAACTGCCGGTTTTAAAATGGCTATCAATCCAAATAAAATTACCAATGGAGAAGCTGTCTATAAAAAATTATCAAAAATAGCAACTTTTGATTACACGAATTTTATATTAAGAGCAGGACAAAAGAATGATCCATATGAAGAGATAGCGAACCATCTTTCTAAAGAACAAGCTGATGCCATCTCAGCATTAAAAATTCCCGGAGTAAATATTTTTAAAGAAAAATGGCGTTTTTACCCTGGAGGCAATTTGGCTGCGCACGCGCTCGGCTTTGTGGGGTATAAAGGTGATGAATTGGGAGGGCGTTATGGGCTTGAAAGGCAATATGATTCCATCCTTGCCCGAAACGTGGACAATCCTTATGTTAATTTTTTTGCTGAAGTTTTCTCCAATATTAATGAAACTTTGTTTGAAAAAAATAAAGTGGCAGAGGGGGACATCGTGACGACAATCGAGCCTCAAGTTCAAAGTTTTTTAGAAAAAAAATTGGCTGAAGTAAAGAATAAATATCAGATTGATTCTGTCGGTGGAATAATTATGAATCCTATGGACGGATCCATCTATGCGCTCGGAGCGCTACCTTCTTTTGATCCGAATAATTTTGCTCAAAATAAAACTGTCTTAGTTTTCTCGGATCCATTAGTAGAAAATGTTTTAGAGTTTGGTTCCGTGGTTAAACCTTTAGTTATGGCATCTGCTCTGGACGCAAAAGTAGTCACTGCCAACACGACGTACAACGATAAAGGCGAAGTTACTGTCGAAAAACACCAAATATTTAATTTCGATAAAAAAGGCAGAGGCCTAGGCACTACTATGCAGGATGTTCTTAATCAATCTCTCAACACCGGTATGGTTTTTGTAGAACAGAAATTAGGTAAAGTAAAATTACGCGATTATTTATTGAGTTTTGGCATTAAAGATAAAACTGGGATAGATCTGCCGAATGAAACCTCGGGACTTGTTTCTGGGATACTGACTAGTCCTCGCGAGATCGAGTATGCCAATGCGGCTTTTGGACAAGGAATTGCTTTTACCCCATTTGAATTAATTCGAGCTTTAGCCTCTCTTAGTAATGGCGGTAATTTAGTTACTCCTCATCTTGTTTCTGAAATAAAATATACTGATGGGACTTCTAAGAAAATTACTTATTCGGCAATTCCTACAAAAATTACCAAAGCCTCCTCGGAAGAGATAACCAGAATGCTGGTGCAAGTTATGGATAAAGGAATAGCTGGAGATTCGAAAAAACTTGAGCATTTTAGCGTAGCAGCCAAGACAGGTACGGCGCAAGTTGCGGATAATCTAAATGGAGGATATTATAAAGATAGGCATAACCATTCTTTTGTAGGTTATTTCCCCGCTTACGATCCTAAATTTATAGTTTTTCTTTATGCCATAAATCCTAAAGGGGTGCTTTATTCTGCTACGACTTGGACGGATCCTTTTTTGGAAATTGCGAAATTTTTATTAAATTATTACAATGTTCCGCCGGATAGGTAA
- a CDS encoding Mur ligase family protein has translation MKTTFKKIIVYILRIESELVLLKYKPKIIAITGSVGKTSTKDAVFAVLSKISHVRKSEKSFNSEIGLPLTILGVPNGWNNPLIWLLNILKGLWLFLNPFNTDKYPKWLVLEVGIGKPDDMKKTASWLKTDVVIMTAIGDTPSHVEFFNSHKHLVEEKSLLIKTLKKDGLLLLNADDPTILEMKEKSKNLTVTYGFKEGADVLGSGDTIFYNKDNKPEGIIFRVDVEGKSLPIVIEKVFGRNHVYAALSALALSFGLKFNMMTAVDSLKDYDVAPGRMRLHNGINGSLIIDDTYNSSPFACEFALRTLGQIKIEKNKNEKGRRVAVLGDMLELGKHTSEAHKNIGKIAKDNVDILIVVGPRAEKIKEGAIEARMNEESIIQFLNSREAGNFIKTFVEKNDIVLVKGSQGMRMERVVETILLDQENKSKLLVRQEREWLEKK, from the coding sequence ATGAAAACAACTTTCAAAAAAATAATAGTTTATATTTTAAGAATAGAGTCGGAGCTAGTGCTTTTAAAATATAAACCTAAGATCATAGCCATCACCGGATCAGTGGGAAAAACTTCCACCAAGGACGCAGTCTTTGCTGTCCTTTCAAAAATATCCCATGTACGAAAAAGTGAAAAAAGTTTTAATAGTGAGATAGGTTTGCCTCTTACCATTTTGGGTGTTCCGAATGGGTGGAACAATCCGCTTATCTGGCTTTTAAATATATTAAAAGGGTTGTGGCTTTTTCTCAATCCTTTTAATACTGACAAATATCCCAAATGGCTCGTGCTTGAGGTCGGCATAGGGAAGCCTGACGATATGAAAAAGACAGCGTCCTGGCTTAAAACTGATGTCGTGATTATGACAGCGATAGGAGACACGCCTTCACATGTTGAGTTTTTCAATTCACACAAGCACCTCGTGGAAGAAAAAAGTCTGTTGATAAAAACCTTAAAAAAAGACGGTCTTTTGTTGTTAAACGCAGATGATCCGACGATCTTGGAAATGAAAGAAAAAAGCAAAAATCTTACTGTCACCTATGGATTTAAAGAAGGCGCTGATGTTTTGGGTTCAGGAGATACTATTTTTTACAACAAAGACAACAAACCCGAAGGAATAATATTCAGAGTAGATGTAGAAGGCAAGAGTTTGCCTATCGTAATAGAAAAAGTTTTTGGAAGAAATCATGTCTATGCGGCTCTCTCCGCTTTGGCATTATCCTTTGGCTTGAAATTTAATATGATGACAGCGGTAGATTCGCTCAAAGATTATGACGTGGCGCCTGGGCGAATGAGACTGCACAATGGGATAAACGGTAGTTTGATCATTGATGATACTTACAATTCTTCTCCCTTTGCTTGCGAGTTTGCGCTTAGAACTTTGGGACAGATAAAAATAGAAAAAAATAAAAACGAAAAGGGGAGGAGGGTGGCTGTTTTGGGTGATATGCTCGAACTCGGCAAGCATACCAGTGAAGCTCATAAAAATATTGGGAAAATTGCCAAAGATAACGTAGATATTTTAATTGTTGTGGGTCCAAGAGCAGAAAAGATAAAAGAAGGGGCGATAGAAGCAAGAATGAATGAAGAAAGTATTATTCAATTTTTAAATTCACGTGAGGCAGGGAATTTTATAAAAACTTTTGTAGAGAAAAATGACATTGTGCTGGTAAAAGGTTCGCAAGGGATGCGTATGGAGCGTGTCGTCGAGACTATTCTTTTAGATCAAGAAAATAAAAGCAAATTATTAGTGCGCCAAGAGAGAGAGTGGCTGGAGAAGAAATAA
- a CDS encoding DUF4396 domain-containing protein, with product MRLDQLTKLAIRHTLHCLFGCSIGEMLGMSITTLLGWAVFAKVIFSIPLAFFFGYLLTSWSLKKSGISWRHAIKTALSIDTVSILSMEAVDSTFLLFIPGATNAHLGDSLYWFKLLASLVVAFVITIPVNRYFISRKSDHKH from the coding sequence ATGAGATTGGATCAGCTTACAAAATTAGCTATACGCCACACCTTGCACTGCCTATTTGGTTGTTCAATAGGGGAAATGCTAGGTATGTCCATAACGACCTTGCTTGGCTGGGCAGTATTCGCGAAAGTGATTTTTTCTATACCGCTCGCATTCTTTTTCGGGTACCTTCTTACATCTTGGTCGCTTAAAAAGAGTGGTATTTCCTGGCGTCATGCTATCAAGACCGCTTTGTCTATAGACACCGTCTCTATACTTTCCATGGAGGCTGTTGACAGTACTTTTCTGCTTTTCATTCCGGGTGCAACAAACGCACACCTTGGAGACTCGCTCTATTGGTTTAAATTATTGGCTTCACTCGTAGTCGCCTTTGTTATCACTATTCCCGTCAATCGTTATTTCATCTCCCGTAAAAGCGATCATAAACATTAA
- a CDS encoding carboxypeptidase-like regulatory domain-containing protein — MKNFEKRFLYISISLLILAFIVCTIVCSILAKSNKKNNAIPVNHVACTMEAKLCPDGSYVGRMGLNCDFAVCPEAAPANNNNGTKNILPYKSGVKGKVVLGPTCPVEHIPPDPNCADKPFKTNIVVFQASDLAHSFATTTSDTKGIFSVSLPPGDYTLVAGEGTLPRCDHPQITVSANTFTTTTISCDTGIR; from the coding sequence ATGAAAAATTTTGAAAAACGTTTTTTATACATATCAATCTCGCTCTTAATCTTGGCGTTTATTGTATGTACTATAGTATGCAGTATCTTGGCAAAAAGCAATAAAAAAAATAATGCCATTCCAGTTAACCATGTCGCATGCACGATGGAAGCGAAACTCTGCCCAGATGGTTCTTATGTGGGACGTATGGGATTAAATTGCGACTTTGCTGTTTGCCCCGAGGCTGCTCCCGCAAACAATAATAATGGAACAAAGAATATTCTTCCGTATAAATCAGGAGTGAAAGGAAAAGTCGTGTTGGGCCCGACATGCCCAGTCGAGCACATTCCTCCAGATCCAAATTGCGCCGACAAGCCATTTAAAACTAACATTGTTGTATTTCAAGCAAGCGATCTCGCTCATTCATTTGCAACGACTACCAGTGACACAAAAGGAATTTTCTCAGTTTCCCTACCGCCCGGAGACTATACCTTAGTCGCCGGAGAAGGCACTCTACCAAGATGCGATCATCCTCAAATCACTGTAAGCGCAAATACTTTTACCACAACAACTATTTCTTGCGATACAGGTATAAGATAA
- the msrA gene encoding peptide-methionine (S)-S-oxide reductase MsrA codes for MIKKIILAGGCFWGLQDLIRKQAGVVKTRVGYTGGKVGNPTYRNHEGHAEAVEIEYDTEKTSYKKLLDFFFQIHNPTTLNQQGNDRGTSYRSAIFYSNEEEKKEAENFIDIVNKSKRWKDPVVTTLEPLGDFYEAEEYHQDYLQKNPGGYSCHAIYFDSYL; via the coding sequence ATGATTAAAAAAATTATATTAGCGGGAGGATGTTTCTGGGGATTGCAGGATCTGATACGAAAACAAGCAGGTGTCGTGAAAACGCGTGTGGGATATACCGGTGGAAAAGTAGGAAATCCAACTTATCGAAATCATGAGGGTCATGCGGAAGCAGTAGAGATAGAATATGACACAGAAAAAACTTCTTATAAAAAATTGCTGGATTTTTTCTTTCAAATTCACAATCCTACGACCTTAAACCAGCAAGGGAATGACAGAGGGACTTCATATCGCTCCGCGATATTTTATAGCAATGAAGAGGAGAAAAAAGAAGCAGAAAATTTTATAGATATCGTAAATAAATCAAAACGCTGGAAAGATCCTGTGGTTACAACTCTTGAACCATTGGGTGATTTTTACGAAGCGGAGGAATATCATCAAGATTATTTACAAAAGAACCCTGGCGGATATTCTTGCCATGCCATTTATTTTGATAGTTATCTGTGA
- a CDS encoding Gmad2 immunoglobulin-like domain-containing protein has translation MKKFISVIIIIIILVIMALVWQINVKKETTMEPSLVSNMDTGNAEQKKDLIRVFSPQPNDVIKNSIDIKGEARGNWFFEASFPIKLINTEGKEVPLSQGYIMTSANWMTTDFVPFEQVVTFHTQKAGKGKLILMKDNPSGLPQNADELVIPISFE, from the coding sequence ATGAAAAAATTTATATCGGTGATAATTATTATCATTATTTTAGTAATTATGGCTTTGGTCTGGCAGATTAATGTTAAAAAAGAAACGACCATGGAGCCGAGCCTGGTAAGTAATATGGATACAGGAAACGCTGAACAGAAAAAAGATCTTATTCGCGTATTTTCACCCCAGCCAAACGATGTGATAAAAAATTCAATCGACATAAAAGGCGAGGCGAGAGGGAATTGGTTTTTTGAAGCTTCTTTTCCTATTAAATTAATTAACACCGAAGGCAAGGAAGTTCCGCTTTCTCAAGGTTATATTATGACTTCAGCAAATTGGATGACGACCGATTTTGTTCCTTTTGAACAAGTTGTCACTTTCCATACACAAAAAGCCGGGAAGGGGAAACTAATCCTAATGAAAGACAATCCATCTGGACTTCCTCAAAATGCTGATGAACTCGTCATTCCTATTTCATTTGAGTAA
- a CDS encoding DNA recombination protein RmuC gives MEENIFLIIIIIVCITIIFFLLYLNNRKKNINGKDDIGLNLILTQINELSRTVDSKIGESHKQVNESLKFHSSESNKIIRDVTERLTRLDETNKQVISFADQLQSLENILKNPKQRGILGEYYLETVLKNVLPPGSYQMQYAFPDGTIVDAVVFVKDKIIPIDSKFSLENYNKMAEEHDGTEKKRLETIFVNDLKNRITETSKYIQPTKGTTDFAFMFIPHEAIYYDLITNKVGASDDNENLIQRAAGKYKVIITSPTSFLAYLQTVLQGLKALQIEESAKEIIKKVEDLGKHLKSYDEYHNKLGNALGTVVNHYNASNKELKKIDKDVLRIAGASPELALLEVEKPKSGD, from the coding sequence ATGGAAGAAAATATTTTTTTAATAATTATAATAATTGTCTGTATAACTATTATTTTTTTCTTGCTTTACCTTAATAATAGAAAAAAGAACATAAATGGAAAAGACGACATCGGATTGAATCTTATCTTGACGCAAATAAATGAACTTTCTAGAACTGTAGATAGCAAGATCGGCGAGTCCCACAAACAGGTCAATGAAAGTTTGAAGTTCCATTCTTCTGAATCAAATAAAATAATTCGGGACGTCACAGAGAGACTCACCCGTCTGGACGAGACAAACAAGCAAGTCATCTCCTTCGCTGACCAGCTCCAAAGCCTGGAAAATATCTTAAAAAATCCAAAACAACGCGGAATTTTAGGCGAATATTATTTAGAAACAGTTTTGAAAAATGTATTGCCTCCTGGAAGCTATCAGATGCAGTATGCTTTCCCCGATGGAACCATCGTGGACGCAGTTGTTTTTGTGAAAGATAAAATCATTCCTATCGATTCAAAATTCTCCTTAGAAAATTACAACAAAATGGCCGAGGAACATGACGGCACCGAGAAAAAAAGACTAGAAACAATTTTTGTAAATGATTTAAAAAATCGCATTACTGAAACATCAAAATACATCCAGCCCACCAAAGGCACTACTGACTTTGCATTTATGTTTATCCCCCACGAAGCCATTTACTATGATTTGATCACCAATAAGGTCGGCGCAAGTGACGATAATGAGAACCTAATCCAACGCGCGGCTGGAAAGTACAAAGTCATTATCACCTCCCCCACTTCATTTCTTGCTTATCTGCAAACTGTCCTGCAAGGACTCAAGGCTCTGCAAATAGAAGAGTCCGCTAAAGAAATAATTAAAAAAGTAGAAGACCTCGGCAAACATTTAAAATCTTATGATGAATATCACAACAAGCTCGGCAATGCCCTGGGCACAGTGGTGAACCACTACAACGCTTCAAATAAAGAACTAAAAAAGATAGACAAAGATGTGCTTCGCATAGCCGGCGCTTCACCCGAGCTAGCGCTTCTTGAAGTGGAGAAGCCAAAATCAGGAGACTAA
- a CDS encoding NYN domain-containing protein translates to MDLFEFKDKHFQEAYLFDPKEYGRIFSFVDFANVRNWAKVFWKKENKEYLKKEIDIEKIHKLINHIKASKKYFYYGHYKEHIDLPEEHTLNLKYRQSIFRIDKARKCGFRVRTKDIKEINNFDEDGKFLGKINKCNFDVEMTMDIIQQMEKYDTIFLWSGDSDFHTLLQYLKSKKKKAIVICARDFVSEELKMNCDKYIPADSLKDHLEYVKTNSPKR, encoded by the coding sequence ATGGATTTATTTGAATTTAAAGATAAACATTTTCAAGAGGCTTATTTATTTGATCCAAAAGAATACGGGAGAATTTTTTCTTTTGTAGATTTTGCTAACGTAAGGAATTGGGCGAAAGTTTTTTGGAAAAAAGAAAATAAAGAATATTTAAAAAAAGAAATTGATATAGAAAAAATTCATAAATTAATTAATCATATTAAGGCAAGCAAAAAATATTTTTATTATGGGCATTATAAAGAGCATATAGATTTACCTGAGGAACATACTTTAAATTTGAAATATCGCCAATCAATATTTCGTATAGATAAAGCTAGAAAATGTGGTTTCAGAGTTCGTACTAAAGATATAAAAGAAATAAACAATTTTGATGAAGATGGTAAATTTTTAGGAAAAATAAATAAATGTAACTTTGATGTAGAAATGACAATGGACATAATACAACAAATGGAAAAATACGATACAATATTTCTTTGGTCTGGAGATAGTGATTTTCATACCCTTTTACAATATTTAAAATCAAAAAAGAAAAAAGCTATTGTTATTTGTGCTAGGGATTTTGTTAGCGAAGAACTTAAGATGAATTGTGATAAATATATTCCAGCTGATTCTTTAAAAGATCATTTAGAGTATGTAAAAACAAACTCGCCCAAGCGGTAA
- a CDS encoding exonuclease domain-containing protein → MSKLIFFDTETTGNTEKDFLVQIAYKSKDESFTGLYKPEIKIPPEASAVHHITNKMVADKPTFKESTDQAIIKKLFEDKDSVVVAHNAPFDLAIIKKESIEPKNFICTLRLARYLDKEEKIDRYTLQYLRYLLDIEVEATAHDAMGDVLVLEKLFERLKNKMSKMLTEKEKELTEEEVINKMIEISSHPSLLHTFKFGKHNGKRIEDVIKVDRGYLQWLLDQKLNGDGIDEDWIYTLKHYLEK, encoded by the coding sequence ATGTCTAAGTTGATATTTTTTGATACAGAAACCACAGGCAATACAGAAAAGGATTTTTTGGTTCAAATCGCCTATAAAAGCAAAGACGAAAGTTTTACAGGCCTCTATAAGCCTGAAATAAAGATTCCTCCGGAGGCTTCAGCTGTGCACCACATCACCAATAAAATGGTAGCTGATAAACCTACTTTTAAAGAAAGCACTGATCAGGCAATAATTAAAAAACTTTTTGAAGACAAAGATTCTGTTGTCGTTGCCCACAATGCCCCCTTCGATTTGGCAATAATTAAAAAAGAAAGTATAGAACCAAAAAATTTCATCTGCACTCTAAGGCTCGCCAGATATTTAGATAAAGAAGAAAAAATTGACCGGTACACTCTGCAATATTTGCGCTATTTGTTGGATATCGAAGTAGAAGCCACTGCCCACGATGCTATGGGGGATGTTTTAGTGTTAGAAAAACTTTTCGAAAGATTGAAAAATAAAATGTCGAAGATGCTAACAGAGAAAGAAAAAGAACTTACAGAAGAGGAAGTTATAAATAAAATGATAGAAATTTCTTCGCATCCTTCCCTTTTGCACACTTTCAAATTCGGCAAACATAATGGTAAAAGAATTGAGGATGTAATAAAAGTAGATAGAGGCTATTTGCAATGGCTTTTAGACCAAAAATTAAACGGCGACGGCATAGACGAAGATTGGATTTACACTTTGAAGCATTATTTAGAAAAATAA
- a CDS encoding GatB/YqeY domain-containing protein → MLHEQIKNGIKEAMMAKDALRLKAFRAMSSAFTNELVAKNKKPQDMLSDEEALAVITRLAKQRKDSIEQFKKGNREDLVKEEQEELSILETYLPKLMEKSEVEKIARAKKDELGITDATKKGMLMSALMKDLKGKAEGSMVKEVVDSLF, encoded by the coding sequence ATGTTACACGAACAAATAAAAAATGGAATAAAAGAAGCGATGATGGCAAAGGATGCTTTACGGCTGAAGGCTTTTCGCGCGATGTCCTCGGCCTTTACAAATGAACTGGTAGCGAAGAATAAAAAACCGCAAGACATGCTTTCGGATGAAGAAGCCTTGGCGGTGATTACCAGGCTGGCAAAACAGAGGAAAGACTCTATCGAGCAATTTAAAAAAGGGAATCGAGAGGATTTAGTAAAAGAAGAACAAGAAGAGCTCTCTATTTTAGAAACTTATTTGCCAAAATTGATGGAGAAGAGCGAAGTAGAAAAAATAGCGCGAGCTAAAAAAGACGAGCTCGGAATTACCGATGCTACAAAAAAAGGAATGCTGATGTCTGCTTTAATGAAGGATTTAAAAGGAAAAGCAGAAGGATCGATGGTGAAAGAGGTCGTTGATTCTTTATTTTAA
- a CDS encoding VTT domain-containing protein yields MHTVNLLTSLVENHQVLAYLLIYAGLIFEGEFFVIFTGILAHIGALNFYFSLLFIILGSITKTFIGYALGKYLFKKFNYNNFFKYIQKRVYNVLPKFKTKPFWSIFVSKFIIGANNLVIIFCGYEKINYKQFLKAEISATVVWAPLLLSLGFFFGYTALHISHEIWKFSVVVLVLFMLFVFFDKLVTWLYEIFEEFYDKDK; encoded by the coding sequence ATGCATACAGTCAACCTTTTAACCAGTTTAGTAGAGAATCATCAAGTTCTCGCTTATCTTTTAATTTATGCCGGATTAATTTTTGAAGGAGAGTTTTTTGTAATATTTACTGGAATTCTGGCTCATATTGGCGCCTTGAATTTTTATTTTTCTTTACTGTTTATTATTTTGGGTTCAATAACTAAAACTTTTATCGGGTATGCTTTAGGAAAATATTTATTTAAAAAATTTAATTATAATAATTTTTTTAAATATATTCAAAAACGTGTTTATAATGTTTTGCCAAAATTTAAAACGAAACCTTTTTGGTCTATTTTTGTTTCTAAATTTATAATTGGTGCCAATAATTTGGTTATTATTTTTTGCGGTTATGAAAAGATAAATTATAAGCAGTTTTTAAAAGCTGAAATTTCTGCTACAGTTGTTTGGGCGCCTCTTTTATTGTCGCTTGGTTTCTTTTTTGGCTATACTGCATTGCATATCAGCCACGAGATTTGGAAATTCTCAGTAGTGGTCCTTGTATTGTTCATGTTATTTGTATTTTTTGACAAGTTAGTCACTTGGCTTTACGAAATATTTGAGGAATTTTATGACAAAGATAAATAA
- a CDS encoding MYG1 family protein, with product MTKINKLITHNGSFHADDVFACAVLCLLVEKKGEECEIIRTRDEEIIQSSDYVFDVGGIYDAEQNRFDHHQIGGVGSRGNGIEYSSFGLVWKKFGEELCGSQKVADTIDQKLVSSVDAHDNGINLYKNNFENVFSYSVNDVLSIFSGTALEKDEKDEQFLQALEWAKKILEREIKKNNDQIEITKIIQNYYKNSQDKRVVVIDKPKVSRHEIYDALQNFPEPLFIVYGDKEDWGVVAMRKEINSFKNRKDFPESWAGLRDQELQKVTGVSDAIFCHRNVFLAVAKTKEGAIKLAELALLG from the coding sequence ATGACAAAGATAAATAAATTAATTACACACAACGGGTCCTTTCATGCAGATGATGTTTTTGCCTGTGCTGTATTGTGTTTACTGGTGGAGAAAAAAGGCGAAGAATGTGAAATCATCCGCACGAGAGATGAGGAAATAATCCAGTCTAGCGATTATGTTTTTGATGTTGGAGGGATATACGACGCAGAGCAAAACAGATTTGACCATCATCAAATAGGCGGGGTGGGGAGTAGGGGAAATGGCATTGAATATTCATCTTTTGGCTTAGTGTGGAAAAAATTCGGCGAAGAACTTTGCGGATCGCAAAAAGTGGCTGACACAATAGATCAAAAATTAGTTTCTTCCGTTGATGCGCATGATAACGGTATAAATTTATACAAAAATAATTTTGAAAATGTTTTTTCTTATAGCGTAAATGATGTTTTGTCTATTTTTTCAGGAACAGCTTTGGAAAAAGACGAAAAAGACGAACAGTTTTTACAGGCTTTAGAGTGGGCAAAAAAAATCCTAGAAAGGGAAATTAAAAAAAATAATGATCAAATAGAGATTACAAAAATAATCCAGAATTATTACAAAAACAGCCAGGATAAAAGAGTGGTGGTCATAGATAAACCAAAAGTTTCCAGGCATGAAATTTATGACGCCTTGCAAAATTTTCCTGAACCGCTTTTTATTGTTTATGGTGATAAAGAGGATTGGGGAGTAGTGGCAATGAGAAAAGAAATAAATAGTTTTAAAAATCGAAAAGATTTTCCTGAGAGCTGGGCTGGCTTGCGCGATCAAGAACTACAAAAAGTCACAGGAGTTTCTGATGCAATATTTTGCCACAGAAATGTGTTTTTAGCTGTTGCTAAAACAAAAGAGGGAGCTATTAAATTAGCAGAATTGGCACTTTTAGGGTAA